One Aegilops tauschii subsp. strangulata cultivar AL8/78 chromosome 7, Aet v6.0, whole genome shotgun sequence genomic window carries:
- the LOC109762659 gene encoding G-type lectin S-receptor-like serine/threonine-protein kinase At2g19130 yields MENGSLSTNLFLKSSAILTWNLRYYIALGTARGLAYLHVECSECIIHCDMKPDNVLLVAEFCPKIAYFGMAKLLGRDFSRALTTMRGAIGYLAPEWISGLPITHKTDIYIYGMMLLEIISGPRNSGKIKEGKFTYFPIFAAIKVNEGDAVCLLDSRLEGQADGEQLRRACRIACWCIQDAEDYRPMMGQVVHMLENVMGVEIPPIPRSLEHYVGMEDCSAEPDNLF; encoded by the coding sequence TCCGGTACTATATAGCACTTGGAACAGCAAGAGGCTTGGCTTATCTGCATGTGGAATGCAGTGAATGCATTATACACTGTGACATGAAGCCAGACAATGTACTTCTTGTTGCAGAATTCTGCCCCAAGATTGCGTACTTCGGCATGGCCAAGCTTCTAGGTCGAGATTTCAGCAGGGCTTTGACAACAATGCGAGGGGCCATTGGATATCTTGCACCGGAGTGGATATCGGGGTTACCGATCACACATAAGACTGATATTTACATCTATGGCATGATGCTTCTTGAAATCATATCTGGTCCAAGGAACTCAGGGAAAATTAAGGAAGGGAAGTTTACATACTTTCCCATCTTTGCGGCAATCAAGGTGAATGAGGGAGATGCTGTGTGTCTGTTGGATAGTAGGTTGGAAGGTCAAGCAGATGGAGAGCAGCTGAGAAGAGCTTGCAGAATTGCATGCTGGTGCATTCAAGATGCTGAGGATTACAGGCCGATGATGGGACAAGTTGTTCACATGCTAGAGAATGTCATGGGTGTCGAAATCCCACCTATTCCAAGGTCACTTGAACACTATGTTGGCATGGAGGATTGCTCTGCGGAACCAGATAACTTGTTCTAA